CGATCGCGCCGCCCAGGACGATGCCGCCGAGTCCGGCCTGTAGCGCGAACAGCCCGGACTCGACCTCGCCGGGCAACTCGCCGACCAGCGGGGAGAACCACGGTTCGTAGTCCTCGTGGATCTCGGTGATCACTTCCTCGGCTTGGCCGTCGGCGCCGCCGAACTCGGCGTCGGCGTCGCGGGCGTAGCCGTAGAGCAGGGACGCGACGGCGATTGCGGCCGCGAGCGCCAGCAGGGCAAGGGTCAGCACCGCGACGGAACGCCCGGAGCGGTGGTCGGTTCCGGTACTCATGCTCGCTCCTCCACGATCTCGTCGTCCGCGCCTGCCGGCACGTCCTTGCGCCTGAGGAA
This DNA window, taken from Mycolicibacterium sp. MU0050, encodes the following:
- a CDS encoding energy-coupling factor ABC transporter substrate-binding protein; this encodes MSTGTDHRSGRSVAVLTLALLALAAAIAVASLLYGYARDADAEFGGADGQAEEVITEIHEDYEPWFSPLVGELPGEVESGLFALQAGLGGIVLGGAIGWYAGRHRGRTETLSATASGGDDA